One part of the Vitis riparia cultivar Riparia Gloire de Montpellier isolate 1030 chromosome 15, EGFV_Vit.rip_1.0, whole genome shotgun sequence genome encodes these proteins:
- the LOC117931658 gene encoding cytochrome P450 714C2-like, whose product MEAAGLGLTTKMVVSVVLGGVLGLIVYLYGVLVLHPRRLQSKLRRQGIRGPSPSLLIGNIAEMKKIQLQAPPCTATKHHLPLSHDWPSTVFPYIRQWRIKYGPTFTYSTGNAQLLCITDPEMVKHISLCTSLSLGKPSFLAKERKALFGSGILTSSGASWAYQKKIIAPELYMDKVKGMVKLMVDSTTSVLRSWESRIEKEEGFADIRVDEDLRSLSADIISRACFGSSYSQGKDIFVKLRTLQTVMSDGFLHFGVLGISHLPSKSNRLKWRLEKEIDSMIINVVKERIGAQHGEKDLLQMILEAAKNAYAEYDRPFVNMSSDKFIVDNCKNVYFAGHETTATTATWALILLAANPDWQARARAEVLEICKDGTVLPDAEMLRNMKILTMVIQETLRLYPVSSFVAREAFEDVKFKDLLVPKNAIIWIPVPTLHQNPDVWGADVNLFNPERFANGIQGACKIPQAYMPFGMGMRICVGQHFAMVELKVILSLILSKFCFSLSPAYQHSPMFRLVIEPENGASLLMRKV is encoded by the exons atggaagctGCAGGGTTGGGTTTAACTACAAAGATGGTGGTGTCAGTAGTGTTGGGTGGTGTTCTGGGGTTGATTGTGTATCTGTACGGTGTTTTGGTGTTGCACCCAAGGAGGCTACAATCAAAGCTTAGAAGGCAAGGGATTAGAGGGCCTTCACCTTCACTTCTGATTGGGAATATAGCTGAGATGAAGAAGATCCAACTCCAGGCACCTCCATGTACTGCTACAAAGCACCATCTTCCTCTTTCCCATGACTGGCCTTCCACTGTCTTTCCATATATCCGGCAATGGAGAATTAAATATG GCCCAACATTCACATATTCAACTGGAAATGCACAGCTACTATGCATAACAGATCCAGAGATGGTGAAACACATAAGCCTCTGCACTTCTTTGAGTCTAGGAAAACCTTCTTTTTTAGCCAAGGAGCGCAAGGCTCTGTTTGGGAGTGGCATTCTGACATCAAGTGGTGCAAGTTGGGCTTACCAGAAGAAGATCATTGCTCCTGAGTTGTACATGGACAAGGTTAAG GGAATGGTGAAGTTAATGGTGGATTCTACCACCTCAGTGCTAAGATCTTGGGAGAGTAGAATTGAAAAAGAGGAAGGGTTTGCAGATATTAGAGTTGATGAGGACTTGAGAAGTTTATCTGCAGATATAATCTCAAGAGCTTGCTTTGGAAGCAGTTATTCCCAAGGGAAAGACATATTCGTAAAGCTTCGAACTCTTCAAACGGTCATGTCCGATGGATTCCTCCATTTTGGGGTTCTTGGCATTAG TCACTTGCCAAGCAAAAGTAATAGACTGAAATGGAGGTTGGAGAAAGAGATCGACTCGATGATAATCAACGTGGTAAAAGAACGAATTGGGGCTCAACACGGTGAGAAGGACCTTTTGCAAATGATACTTGAGGCTGCCAAGAATGCTTATGCTGAGTATGATAGACCCTTTGTGAATATGAGTTCGGACAAGTTCATAGTAGACAATTGCAAGAACGTATACTTTGCTGGCCATGAGACCACTGCCACAACCGCAACATGGGCCTTAATATTACTAGCTGCAAATCCAGATTGGCAAGCTCGCGCTCGTGCTGAGGTGCTTGAAATTTGTAAGGATGGCACCGTCCTCCCTGATGCTGAGATGCTTCGAAACATGAAAATA TTAACTATGGTGATTCAGGAGACATTGCGACTTTATCCGGTGTCATCATTTGTGGCAAGAGAAGCCTTTGAAGATGTGAAGTTCAAAGACCTTTTAGTTCCAAAAAATGCAATAATTTGGATTCCAGTTCCGACACTGCACCAGAATCCTGATGTATGGGGGGCTGATGTGAACCTGTTCAATCCAGAAAGGTTTGCCAATGGAATCCAAGGGGCTTGTAAAATTCCCCAGGCTTATATGCCATTTGGAATGGGGATGCGCATCTGTGTTGGCCAGCACTTTGCCATGGTAGAACTGAAGGTGATTTTGTCCCTCATTCTATCAAAGTTTTGCTTCTCGCTCTCACCAGCATATCAACACTCCCCCATGTTTAGGTTAGTTATTGAACCAGAAAATGGAGCTAGCCTCCTTATGAGGAAAGTGTGA